A portion of the Tenacibaculum todarodis genome contains these proteins:
- the rnr gene encoding ribonuclease R has protein sequence MSKKKNKIYKKKGRIIKDLTKNIFKILNEDTNKQYNYKQIAAKIGIVDTDGKTQILKKLAELTATKKIKEGDRGKYQINKDRKYHIGTLDLTSNGNGYFICDDFEKDIFIPSNNLGKGLQGDTVKAYVYSRRKSSKQEADVVEILDRVKTEFVGVLQLNKNFGFVVPDNNKMYADLFISQNKLNGAEDGDKVLVKMIDWPENSKNPFGKITQILGKPGEHNTEIHSILLEYGLPFEFEKEVEEDAAKLPIEITEKEIAKRRDMRKDLTFTIDPKDAKDFDDALSFTKLENGNYEIGIHIADVSHYLQPKTILDDEAYDRATSVYLVDRVVPMLPEVLSNGVCSLRPHEEKLTFSAVFELNEKAQLVNQWFGRTVTYSDQRFAYEEAQSIIENCKLSDDIKPYTMPLDISIIDKEYEVAPEIVEATLKLDELAKILRKKRMKDGAISFDRVEVKFNLDEDANPVGVFFKQSKDANKLIEEFMLLANRKVAEFIGFSKGKPTNKTFIYRVHDEPNDEKLAALQNIISKFGYKINTESKETTTASLNQLLKDVNGKAESNMVETLAIRTMSKAAYTTQNVGHYGLAFDYYSHFTSPIRRYPDVMTHRLLQHYLDGKDAPKADLYEEKCKHSSKMEELASKAERDSIKYMQVKYMQDHKDEEFEGVISGVTEWGIYVEIKSNKCEGMVRIRDIKDDYYIFDEKQYAVVGQSSNNIIQLGDDVVVKVKHTDLERKHLDFSLISH, from the coding sequence ATGTCAAAAAAGAAAAACAAAATTTATAAAAAGAAAGGAAGAATTATTAAAGACTTAACTAAAAATATCTTTAAAATTCTAAATGAAGACACTAATAAACAATACAACTACAAACAAATTGCTGCTAAAATAGGTATTGTAGATACTGATGGAAAAACGCAAATTCTTAAAAAATTAGCAGAACTTACTGCAACCAAAAAAATAAAAGAAGGCGATAGAGGAAAATATCAAATTAACAAAGATCGTAAATATCATATAGGAACTTTAGATTTAACATCTAATGGAAATGGATATTTTATTTGTGATGATTTTGAAAAAGATATTTTTATTCCATCAAACAATCTTGGTAAAGGTTTACAAGGCGATACTGTTAAAGCTTATGTGTACAGTAGACGTAAAAGTAGCAAACAAGAAGCAGATGTTGTAGAAATTTTAGACAGAGTAAAAACCGAATTTGTGGGAGTTTTACAACTCAATAAAAACTTTGGTTTTGTAGTACCAGATAACAATAAAATGTATGCCGATTTATTTATTTCACAAAATAAATTAAACGGAGCAGAAGACGGCGATAAAGTGTTGGTCAAAATGATTGACTGGCCAGAAAATTCTAAAAATCCGTTTGGAAAAATTACCCAAATTCTTGGTAAACCAGGAGAACATAATACGGAAATTCATTCTATTTTATTAGAATACGGTTTGCCTTTTGAGTTTGAAAAAGAAGTAGAAGAAGATGCCGCAAAACTTCCTATAGAAATTACCGAAAAAGAAATTGCAAAACGTAGAGATATGCGTAAAGATTTAACCTTTACCATAGATCCAAAAGATGCAAAAGATTTTGATGATGCATTATCATTCACAAAATTAGAAAATGGTAATTATGAAATAGGAATTCATATTGCAGATGTTTCGCATTATTTACAACCAAAAACTATTTTAGATGATGAAGCGTATGATAGAGCAACATCAGTTTATTTAGTAGATAGAGTTGTACCAATGTTACCAGAAGTACTTTCTAACGGTGTTTGTTCTTTACGTCCGCATGAAGAAAAATTAACATTTTCTGCAGTTTTTGAATTGAATGAAAAAGCACAGCTTGTAAATCAATGGTTTGGTAGAACAGTGACCTATTCTGATCAGCGTTTTGCGTATGAAGAAGCACAATCAATTATAGAAAATTGTAAACTTTCTGATGATATTAAGCCGTATACAATGCCGCTTGATATTTCAATAATTGATAAAGAATATGAAGTTGCTCCAGAAATAGTTGAAGCTACTTTAAAATTAGATGAATTGGCTAAAATTCTTCGTAAAAAACGAATGAAAGATGGCGCAATTTCGTTTGATAGAGTAGAAGTGAAGTTCAATTTAGATGAAGATGCAAATCCGGTTGGCGTGTTCTTTAAACAATCTAAAGATGCTAATAAATTGATTGAAGAATTTATGTTGTTAGCAAATAGAAAAGTTGCCGAATTTATTGGATTTTCTAAAGGAAAACCAACTAACAAAACATTTATTTATCGTGTACACGACGAACCAAATGACGAGAAATTAGCAGCTCTACAGAACATTATTAGTAAGTTTGGTTATAAGATTAACACAGAATCTAAAGAAACCACTACAGCATCTTTAAATCAGCTTTTAAAAGATGTTAATGGTAAAGCCGAATCTAATATGGTAGAAACGCTTGCAATTAGAACCATGAGTAAAGCTGCTTATACCACACAAAATGTTGGTCATTATGGTTTAGCTTTTGATTATTATAGCCATTTTACATCTCCAATTAGACGTTATCCAGATGTAATGACGCATCGTTTATTACAACATTATCTTGATGGAAAAGATGCTCCAAAAGCAGATTTATATGAAGAAAAGTGTAAACATTCTTCTAAAATGGAAGAATTAGCTTCTAAAGCAGAACGAGATTCTATTAAATACATGCAGGTAAAATACATGCAAGATCATAAAGATGAAGAATTTGAAGGTGTAATTTCTGGTGTTACTGAATGGGGAATTTACGTTGAAATTAAATCGAATAAGTGTGAAGGAATGGTTAGAATTAGAGATATAAAAGACGATTATTATATTTTTGATGAAAAACAATACGCCGTTGTAGGGCAATCTTCTAATAATATAATTCAATTAGGAGATGATGTTGTTGTAAAAGTTAAACACACCGACTTGGAGCGTAAACATTTAGATTTTTCTTTAATTTCACATTAA
- a CDS encoding YbjQ family protein: MILTTTNNIENHKIVDYLGIVTGSAYDSSYSSNGTKMSFKDMFSMSKYYEKYTLGLESIKEKAFQNLKDNAIKLGANAVVGINLDVEPLANSATLLVSITGTAVKVQ; the protein is encoded by the coding sequence ATGATTTTAACAACAACAAACAATATAGAAAACCATAAAATAGTAGATTATTTAGGTATTGTAACTGGTTCTGCTTATGATTCAAGTTATTCATCTAATGGAACTAAAATGTCTTTTAAAGACATGTTTAGCATGTCTAAATATTACGAAAAATATACTTTAGGTTTAGAATCTATAAAAGAAAAGGCATTTCAAAATTTAAAAGACAATGCCATAAAACTAGGTGCAAACGCAGTTGTAGGTATAAATTTAGATGTAGAACCTTTAGCAAATTCTGCTACTTTACTAGTTTCAATTACCGGAACAGCTGTTAAAGTTCAATAA
- a CDS encoding head GIN domain-containing protein, producing MKKLAIISLFLIAGIASAQTKITKTITDFSELKVYNGIEVELIKSDKQEVEITGEKAEKVKIRNSGNTLKFSLKFPETSASGKVQIKLFYNKKIAIIDANEGAVITGKEISQPQIEVKAQEGAFINLVVKTKHLKVKSSSGGILKLSGTTKNQEVDVDLGGVYHGYNLEASTMSIIRAGSGAKAEVKASETLDLKVTFGGSIYYKGTPEVLKDKKVIGGVIEQRT from the coding sequence ATGAAGAAATTAGCAATAATAAGTTTGTTTTTGATTGCCGGAATAGCATCAGCACAAACAAAAATAACAAAAACTATAACAGATTTTTCTGAATTAAAAGTATACAACGGTATTGAAGTTGAACTTATAAAATCAGATAAACAAGAAGTAGAAATCACTGGAGAAAAAGCAGAAAAAGTAAAGATTAGAAACAGTGGTAATACTTTAAAATTTTCTTTAAAATTTCCAGAAACATCAGCAAGTGGAAAAGTTCAAATTAAACTTTTCTATAACAAAAAGATTGCAATTATTGATGCAAATGAAGGCGCTGTTATTACAGGAAAAGAAATAAGCCAGCCTCAAATTGAAGTAAAGGCTCAAGAAGGTGCTTTTATCAATTTAGTGGTTAAAACGAAGCATTTAAAGGTTAAATCTTCTTCTGGAGGAATCTTAAAACTATCTGGAACAACTAAAAACCAAGAAGTAGATGTAGATTTAGGTGGAGTTTATCATGGTTATAATTTAGAAGCATCAACAATGTCTATTATACGTGCAGGTTCTGGTGCAAAAGCAGAAGTTAAAGCAAGTGAAACATTAGACTTAAAAGTAACTTTTGGAGGTTCTATTTATTATAAAGGAACACCAGAAGTTTTAAAAGATAAAAAAGTAATTGGTGGTGTTATAGAACAGCGAACTTAA
- the tatA gene encoding twin-arginine translocase TatA/TatE family subunit translates to MNTFNILFGFIGPWQIAVVVVLVLLMFGGKKIPELMRGLGSGIKEFKDATKEDEQIEDKK, encoded by the coding sequence ATGAATACATTTAATATACTTTTTGGATTTATTGGACCATGGCAAATTGCTGTAGTTGTAGTATTAGTTTTGTTAATGTTTGGAGGAAAGAAGATTCCAGAATTAATGAGAGGTTTAGGTAGCGGAATTAAAGAATTTAAAGACGCTACTAAAGAAGATGAGCAAATTGAAGATAAAAAATAA
- a CDS encoding LytTR family DNA-binding domain-containing protein has product MKKILDWLSIPYYFNSSNKFKITISFYIGLFVFIFLYLFKPFNLISLEGLLLKYTSAIGLITFFGVFFVLYIPALIFKTYFNEDNWTIGRNLLLIIVGIFFNGILIWYLSSNIKSSENFENLNLLTFLKYTYLVGTIPVVFFIFINEKNVREKRERRAHDINKYNKEKRELEKKELDLKAEIFSENKKESISFNINDLVYITSQGNYASLFLRKEKEIKEKILRVTLNKVEEKLKIYPNIIRCHKSYIINANFIIDIKGNARGYILKSDIIPMDIPVSRSFSKQSLQKLLK; this is encoded by the coding sequence ATGAAAAAAATATTAGACTGGTTATCTATACCTTATTATTTTAATTCTTCTAATAAGTTTAAAATTACAATTAGCTTTTATATAGGGTTATTTGTATTCATTTTTTTATATTTATTTAAACCGTTTAATTTAATATCATTAGAAGGTTTACTATTAAAATACACTTCAGCAATAGGTTTAATAACATTCTTCGGAGTGTTTTTTGTGTTATATATACCTGCATTAATATTTAAGACTTATTTTAATGAAGATAATTGGACAATTGGTAGAAACTTATTACTAATAATAGTTGGAATTTTTTTTAATGGTATTCTTATATGGTATTTAAGTAGTAATATTAAAAGTTCAGAAAATTTTGAAAACCTAAACTTATTAACTTTCTTAAAATATACTTATTTAGTTGGTACAATTCCAGTAGTGTTTTTCATCTTTATAAATGAAAAAAATGTACGTGAAAAAAGAGAAAGGAGAGCCCATGATATAAATAAATACAATAAAGAGAAAAGAGAATTAGAGAAAAAAGAACTGGATTTAAAAGCTGAAATATTTTCAGAAAATAAAAAAGAAAGTATTTCATTTAATATAAATGATTTGGTTTATATAACTTCTCAAGGAAATTATGCAAGTTTATTTTTAAGAAAAGAGAAAGAAATAAAAGAAAAGATATTAAGGGTAACTTTAAATAAAGTAGAAGAAAAATTAAAAATTTACCCAAACATAATACGTTGCCATAAGTCTTATATTATAAACGCTAATTTTATAATAGATATCAAAGGAAATGCTAGAGGTTATATTTTAAAATCAGATATTATTCCTATGGACATTCCTGTATCAAGAAGTTTTTCTAAACAGTCTTTACAAAAACTACTAAAATAA
- a CDS encoding SPFH domain-containing protein, with protein MVFLAPFIFIGIIIIFSSFFIVKQQTAAIIERFGRFESIRQSGLRFKIPLVDRIAGKLSLKIQQLDVIIETKTLDDVFVKLKVSVQYKVIKEKVYDAFYKLDYPHDQITSYVFDVVRAEVPKMKLDDVFVKKDDIAIAVKSELNDAMMTYGYDIIKTLVTDIDPDAQVKEAMNRINASEREKIAAQFEGDAQRILIVERAKAEAESKRLQGQGIADQRREIARGLEESVEVLNKVGINSQEASALIVVTQHYDTLQSIGQETNSNLILLPNSPQAGSQMLNDMVASFTASNQIGEAMKKQKPKKLDK; from the coding sequence ATGGTATTTTTAGCACCTTTTATTTTTATTGGGATTATTATTATATTCTCATCATTTTTTATTGTAAAACAACAAACTGCTGCAATTATTGAGCGATTTGGTAGATTTGAAAGTATTCGACAATCAGGTCTTAGGTTTAAAATACCTTTGGTTGATAGAATTGCTGGTAAATTAAGTTTAAAAATTCAGCAATTAGATGTAATAATTGAAACAAAAACATTAGATGATGTTTTTGTAAAGTTAAAAGTATCGGTACAATACAAAGTAATTAAAGAAAAAGTGTATGATGCATTTTATAAATTAGATTATCCGCACGATCAAATTACTTCTTATGTGTTTGATGTTGTTCGTGCCGAAGTTCCAAAAATGAAATTGGATGATGTTTTTGTTAAAAAAGATGACATTGCAATTGCTGTAAAATCTGAATTAAATGATGCAATGATGACTTATGGTTACGATATAATTAAAACATTAGTAACAGACATTGACCCAGATGCACAAGTAAAAGAAGCAATGAACCGTATTAATGCATCTGAACGTGAAAAAATTGCTGCTCAGTTTGAAGGAGATGCACAACGTATATTAATTGTTGAACGTGCAAAGGCCGAAGCTGAAAGTAAGCGTTTACAAGGACAAGGTATTGCAGATCAAAGACGTGAAATAGCTCGTGGTTTAGAAGAATCTGTAGAAGTTTTAAATAAAGTGGGTATCAATTCTCAAGAAGCATCAGCTTTAATTGTTGTTACGCAACATTATGATACGTTACAGTCTATTGGACAAGAAACAAACTCTAACTTAATTTTATTACCAAATTCTCCGCAAGCGGGAAGTCAAATGTTAAACGATATGGTTGCAAGTTTTACTGCAAGTAACCAAATTGGTGAAGCAATGAAGAAGCAAAAACCTAAGAAATTAGATAAATAA
- a CDS encoding DoxX family membrane protein: MENIQNYITEILILLFLIVTFLQSGIDKVTDWQGNVSFIRGHFKDSPLEKFTSILVAIILVMELVAGAMMLVGIFHIITTGDSNVALIGTELAALSLIFLLIGQRLAKDYAGAMTLAVYFIIAIFGVYLLNN; this comes from the coding sequence ATGGAAAACATACAGAATTACATAACAGAAATTTTAATCTTACTTTTTTTAATTGTTACTTTTTTACAATCAGGAATTGATAAAGTTACAGATTGGCAAGGAAACGTATCTTTTATTAGAGGACACTTTAAAGATTCTCCTTTAGAAAAATTTACTTCAATTTTAGTAGCTATTATTTTAGTGATGGAATTAGTTGCAGGTGCAATGATGTTGGTAGGAATTTTTCACATAATTACAACTGGAGATTCTAACGTTGCTTTAATTGGAACAGAACTTGCCGCTTTAAGTTTAATATTTTTATTAATAGGTCAACGTTTAGCAAAAGATTATGCTGGAGCTATGACATTGGCAGTTTATTTTATAATTGCAATTTTTGGTGTTTATTTATTAAATAATTAA
- a CDS encoding class I SAM-dependent methyltransferase — translation MNFYNNTKPYLTTKDYSVSQEVFQLEKNEEFDMLVTIPVPKNVSSYYESENYISHTDGKKGVFEKVYQLVKNYTLKKKLKLINSFNSEEKTILDIGAGTGDFLATCKNNNWQVLGIEPNKKAREIAVSKNINLQEDILALKNKKFDVITLWHVLEHVENLQEYTKQLKELLKENGTLIIAVPNYKSYDANHYKKHWAAFDVPRHLWHFSQTSISKLFSKENIKVVKTLPMKFDSFYVSLLSEKYKNGKMNPFKAFWIGFTSNRRAKRTNEYSSLIYVLKNK, via the coding sequence ATTAACTTTTACAACAATACAAAACCGTATTTAACAACCAAAGATTATTCAGTTTCTCAAGAAGTTTTTCAACTTGAAAAAAATGAAGAGTTTGATATGTTAGTTACAATTCCTGTTCCTAAAAACGTATCGAGTTATTACGAAAGTGAAAATTACATTTCTCATACAGACGGAAAAAAAGGTGTGTTTGAAAAAGTGTATCAACTTGTAAAAAACTACACGTTAAAAAAGAAATTGAAATTGATTAATTCATTCAATTCTGAAGAAAAAACAATTCTAGATATTGGTGCTGGAACAGGAGATTTTTTAGCAACTTGTAAAAATAATAATTGGCAGGTTTTAGGAATTGAACCAAATAAAAAAGCACGTGAAATTGCAGTTTCAAAAAACATCAATTTACAAGAAGATATATTAGCATTAAAAAACAAAAAGTTTGATGTTATTACACTTTGGCATGTTTTAGAACATGTAGAAAATTTACAAGAATACACTAAACAATTAAAAGAGCTTTTAAAAGAAAACGGAACTTTAATTATTGCAGTTCCAAACTATAAAAGTTACGATGCTAATCACTACAAAAAACATTGGGCAGCTTTTGATGTTCCAAGACATCTTTGGCACTTTTCTCAAACCTCAATTTCTAAACTATTTTCCAAGGAAAATATTAAAGTAGTAAAAACGCTTCCAATGAAATTCGATTCGTTTTATGTTTCGCTTTTATCAGAAAAATATAAAAACGGGAAGATGAATCCGTTTAAAGCATTTTGGATTGGTTTTACTTCAAACAGAAGAGCAAAACGAACTAATGAGTATTCTTCTCTTATATATGTCTTAAAAAACAAGTAA
- the mnmG gene encoding tRNA uridine-5-carboxymethylaminomethyl(34) synthesis enzyme MnmG, with amino-acid sequence MSLFTTTYDVIVVGGGHAGSEAAAASANMGAHTLLITMNLQNIAQMSCNPAMGGIAKGQIVREIDALGGYSAIVTDKTAIQFKMLNKSKGPAMWSPRAQSDRMQFAECWRTMLEETENVDFYQDSVNGLLFDGDTIIGVKTALGLEIKAKTVIITAGTFLNGLIHIGDKSFGGGRAGEGASKGITEDLVAKGFESGRMKTGTPPRVDGRSLDYSKMTEQPGDEITEKFSYLSTTKTLQKQRSCYLTYTNQKVHDLLREGFDRSPMFNGRIQSTGPRYCPSVEDKVDRFASKDRHQIFVEPEGWTTVEMYVNGFSTSLPEDIQDKAIRAIDGFENVKFLRYGYAIEYDYFPPTQLTHSLETKLIKNLFFAGQINGTTGYEEAAAQGLMAGVNAALKTQGNEAFILKRNEAYIGVLIDDLITKGTEEPYRMFTSRAEYRTLLRQDNADLRLTPLAFELGLASQERLDRVKEKQHKADILIKFLQETSVTKEEINPILEAKDLTLINQSMKLYKIAARPQLNFSDFNSIAKLTTFLNENSIDKEAIEQAVIHLKYSGYIEKEKNNADKLNRLENLKIPSYVDYTQIKSLSTEAVQKLTKIKPVTISQAGRISGVSPSDISVLLVYMGR; translated from the coding sequence ATGAGTTTGTTTACAACAACATATGACGTAATAGTAGTTGGTGGAGGTCACGCAGGAAGTGAGGCAGCAGCAGCTAGCGCAAACATGGGTGCGCACACTTTATTAATTACCATGAATTTACAAAACATTGCTCAAATGAGTTGTAATCCTGCTATGGGCGGAATTGCAAAAGGGCAAATTGTAAGAGAAATAGATGCTTTAGGAGGATATAGCGCAATAGTTACAGATAAAACTGCTATTCAGTTTAAGATGCTTAATAAGTCTAAAGGACCTGCAATGTGGAGTCCAAGAGCACAATCTGATAGAATGCAATTTGCAGAATGCTGGAGAACTATGTTAGAAGAAACTGAAAACGTAGACTTTTATCAAGATTCTGTTAACGGATTATTGTTTGATGGAGATACAATTATTGGTGTTAAAACAGCTTTAGGATTAGAAATAAAAGCTAAAACTGTTATAATTACCGCAGGAACTTTTCTAAATGGATTAATACATATTGGAGATAAAAGCTTTGGAGGAGGAAGAGCAGGTGAAGGAGCTTCTAAAGGAATTACTGAAGATTTAGTTGCAAAAGGCTTTGAATCTGGACGAATGAAAACAGGAACACCACCAAGAGTTGATGGTAGATCTTTAGATTATTCTAAAATGACAGAGCAACCTGGTGATGAAATTACAGAGAAATTCTCATATTTATCAACTACAAAAACACTACAAAAACAACGCTCTTGTTACCTAACTTATACCAATCAAAAAGTACACGATTTATTACGTGAAGGGTTTGATAGATCTCCAATGTTTAATGGTAGAATACAATCTACCGGACCAAGATATTGTCCTTCGGTAGAAGATAAAGTAGACCGTTTTGCATCAAAAGATAGGCACCAGATATTTGTAGAACCAGAAGGTTGGACTACAGTTGAAATGTATGTAAATGGTTTTTCTACATCACTTCCAGAAGACATTCAAGACAAAGCAATTCGCGCTATTGATGGGTTTGAAAATGTGAAGTTTTTACGTTATGGTTATGCTATAGAATACGATTATTTTCCACCAACACAATTAACACATTCATTAGAAACTAAGCTCATTAAAAACTTGTTTTTTGCAGGTCAAATTAACGGAACAACTGGTTACGAAGAAGCAGCTGCACAAGGTTTAATGGCAGGTGTAAATGCCGCATTAAAAACACAAGGAAACGAAGCTTTTATTTTAAAAAGAAACGAAGCTTATATTGGTGTTTTAATAGACGATTTAATTACAAAAGGAACTGAAGAACCTTACAGAATGTTTACTTCTCGTGCAGAATATAGAACACTTTTAAGACAAGATAATGCCGATTTAAGATTAACTCCTTTAGCATTTGAGTTAGGTTTAGCCTCTCAAGAAAGATTAGATCGTGTTAAAGAAAAGCAACATAAAGCAGATATATTAATTAAGTTTTTACAAGAAACAAGTGTAACAAAAGAGGAGATAAATCCTATTTTAGAAGCTAAGGATTTAACGCTAATTAATCAATCTATGAAGCTGTATAAAATTGCAGCAAGACCGCAATTGAACTTTTCTGATTTTAATTCTATAGCCAAATTAACAACGTTTTTAAATGAAAATTCTATAGATAAAGAAGCTATTGAACAAGCTGTAATTCATTTAAAATACTCTGGATATATAGAGAAAGAAAAGAATAATGCAGACAAATTGAATAGGTTAGAAAACTTAAAGATTCCTTCTTATGTAGATTACACACAGATTAAATCTTTATCAACGGAAGCAGTTCAAAAACTCACAAAAATTAAGCCTGTAACAATATCTCAAGCGGGAAGAATAAGCGGAGTTTCACCAAGCGATATTTCTGTATTATTGGTTTACATGGGAAGATAA
- the ybeY gene encoding rRNA maturation RNase YbeY, with product MIAFNYETEFKLVDEKSTENWIANCVEKEDFELGEINYIFCDDAYLHKLNVEFLKHDTLTDIISFDYTMGKLISGDIYISVERVKENAKDFEVSFTDELHRVIIHGILHYMGFKDKSEEQKTIMRSKENDCLLTLIN from the coding sequence ATGATAGCCTTTAATTACGAAACAGAATTTAAGTTAGTTGATGAAAAATCAACAGAAAATTGGATTGCTAATTGTGTTGAAAAAGAAGATTTTGAATTAGGAGAAATCAACTATATATTTTGTGATGATGCTTATTTACACAAATTAAATGTAGAATTTTTAAAGCATGATACACTTACAGATATTATTAGTTTTGATTATACAATGGGTAAATTAATCAGCGGAGATATTTATATTTCTGTGGAAAGGGTAAAAGAAAACGCAAAAGATTTTGAGGTTTCTTTTACAGATGAATTACATAGAGTAATTATACATGGAATACTTCATTATATGGGTTTTAAAGATAAATCTGAAGAACAAAAAACAATAATGAGATCCAAAGAAAATGATTGTTTATTAACATTAATTAACTAA